ATCGCcttttattatattctttAAAGGGCTTATTTGCAAACTCTTAATTGGACTCATTATACTCCTTTTCTTATCGTTCGTCTCATTCACTATCTTCATTATGTCATCAGCTTCTGTTTCTGCAAATGcatccttttctttctctttagACAGCACATTACTGGGctctgcttttttcaaatctatTGATTTAACATTGCTTTCAATTGTTGCATCAGTCGTAACAGGTAAACTTTGGCCATGCTTTTCACTTTTCGCGTCTTTCCGTTCTTCCTCCAACTCTTTGAGATCTTTTGTGATTTTGGGAGTTTTAGCTGCTTCttcaatcttcttctcaccATCTTTCAAGGTATCTTGCGTGGCATCACTTGTACCATGTGAAGAATTAGTTCTGGTTGCTTTCTTCGATACAGAAGTGGCTTTCTTTCtgcctcttctttttctcggTGGCATGTTTATAACTAATATGATACGACGAGTAAAACAGGTCAATTATGTTTCAGCTAgttttcatcaactttcAAAGGGTTATTTATCTAACGTGAAAACGATTGTTAATGAAAAATGGCATAAGGTCGAACAAGAAATACACTGCGGCAGCTATGTTTACCTGGCTGAACTCTTTGTTGATCTcagtctttttttattttctatttttttgtttttcccttttttcgCGTCTCATCTTTCCATTCAAATATCCGTCCACCATGAAGAAGTAATCAACCCATCAtccatttttaatttcacCACATACCCCATAGTGGCAGTCAATGCTGCTGCAACGGAAATTTCTTTTGTCAAATCAGACTCATATATAGGGTCATCCCTATGCAGAACATCCCTATAAATTTCATACACGATTCTCAGCCAAAAAAGGGTTATTCCCACGACATAAAAAACTAACGCAGGGGTAGTGACAATTGTTGCATACAATAGTCCCAAATTGTAGAAGAGGTGGATCTCAAGAATTATATAATGCCAAATCCACCTTGCAATAACATATGGTGACCCTAGAAGTGTTTGACTTATGATTTTTACTACTCTATTTGACGAGCTTCCGAATTTTTTGAGTAAGTAATCCCTTAAATCATCTACATAATGATGAGGGGGTTCCAAAGAAGCAGCAACAACACCCAAAGACCTCATTAATCGATTTTCCCTCCCATGCCTTCTTCCAACAATAGTGGATTCATCATTTCCACTGTGCTCTTCTCTTATTTGGGCCGGAAATACATTTCTGTAAGGTTGGATTGAAGAAACAATAGATCTAGTACTGGATTCTGGGTCTCTGTGGGAACTATCATTATTCGAATGTGTCACTGCAGAcataatatattaaattCAAACACGAATtgattcaaaaatgaagaaactTCAACATAATAATTTTTCAGACATAGATTAACAGTGGTAATACATGAGTACTACCTTCCAAatccttttctttgtccTTTTACTTGTCTCACTgatgtgctttttttcgcaCCCAAATTCTTTGCTTACCTCAGCACacaattttaattttcttggCCTAACGTAAGCAGACTCCGATCCCTAACATTAAGTTTCGCGCTAATCTAAAAATAGTTTTCTGGCCCCAACGCAAATTCCagatttcatttcatttgatCACTGAAACACATTCAAAGCGTGAATGTCTTACTGGAAGAAGCATCATTCACTAGTGAGATACTATAACTTGGCACAGCTGAAATGTTTAATTTATATCTGCATTTCTAGTTCAATTACAGTTTCGgttgaaatgaaaaatgaatccTTTCCCATCTGTTTGGCGTTTTGCAAATTCTATTGTAAGAAGCATTAGCCATTATTAAGATTCACTCGAGAAAGGcaaatcaaaaatgaaaacaatgTTATGCGTCGATTCGGCATTGTTAAGAAATCATCACGGTAGCGAGAAATATTAGTCGACTAACAGgaatattcttattttcatatttattttatttttatcgcatcttattttttctgtaTGTCCTCCACCTTGCacattcaaagaaaaatttttttttttcatcgatCTTATTCCTTGAAACTTCCTGCAACTTCTCAAATGTTTTTCGGGAACACAATATACCACTCTATGGGACAGATGTTGGGCAAGTAGCTAAAAACATTGTCACccataaaataaagagcaCCGtctactttcttttttgcaattgctCATATACACTACATTCACTGAAGTGCAAGTCGCTCGATTACATAATCAGCTTCAGGCGAAAATTCGCGTATTCGGCACCCCCACCTGTTCAATTTTCCGGATAAATAGAGCGAACTGGTAATTTGCTATTTATCACTTGTCGGGTTTGGATTTTTATTCGTGAGCAAAGAGTTAAGATATCAGCAATAGGAAAGAGAGGATAAAGGAGTGGAAAGGCGTTGCGGGAAATATGAGACTTATGTTTCCAATTCTCGGAACCAACAAGCTGGTCATAGCTATTCTATCATTGCTCATCATATATCTGGTGTGGCCTATAGAtcaaatagaaaaagagcaaaaacCGGCCCGCCGTGCGCCAACAGGCGATTTCGTCATAGATGAGAACGCTGGCTTGATTGATGACGTGGATGAAAGTGAGGAGGCCTCAATTTATGATGACCTTTACGAACCAATAGTAAAACCCGTCCGAGGATCATACAATCCAGATACCGGAAACATAGAAGTGCCGCAAGTGATAAATCCGACAATGATCGATGATGCACTTCGGCGTTTAAGTATGCGACCATTGAGAAAGAATGCAGATGAGCAAGCAGAGGCGGCACATTTTGACTTTAATGGCGTGCGAATAGAGAAGTACaataagataaaaatgaCACCACTCACGCACGAGCTTGCATTCACAGCTTTGacaaaggaagaagatccCGGAGATTCAGGGGGTTGCAAGGATCTGGAGTATATTTCGCAGGAGAAGATAGTCCGGAGCGATCCATTACCGATTGGATATGGCTTTCGTTTTCAATATCTCAAAGATTACCTCAAGAAATCTGGGTACGCACAGAAGATAGCCCAGGTGGACTTGAAGCATATGAAGAAATCAGATTGGTACATGTTTTCGGGGTCGGCAACATGGCTTCCCGATGTGCAATGCTATATAATGGCCAGCCGTTTGATGTACGCTCCAAAACTTCGTGGATCTCCAGTGGTTTCACTCATTTGGATGCAGTTATTTGACAAGGAGTGGAAGGAGCTTATTGGCAGAAGAATCAGATATCTAGGAGTGAcggatgaagaagttgacaACGTGTTGCGAGACGTTTCACTGATTGGTGGAAAGGGGAAGGCTGTGGAGCATCGGCTAGATAAGATCTCCATAAAGTTTCCAACGGTATTGGATATACCGTTTatagtgaaaaatgatggaaGCCCGTTGGGACCGGAAGATCCCCGCATAGTATCAAAAGGCACTGGTACAAACGACACGGAGCCAATTATATTGTTCAACATGCTTGCAAGCTCAAAGAGAAGGTCGATGTTTGCGGCTTTTCCGTTGCAGAAACCAGCACCATCATATGACAGTGGGGCCAATATTCTACAATTT
This sequence is a window from Brettanomyces bruxellensis chromosome 5, complete sequence. Protein-coding genes within it:
- a CDS encoding uncharacterized protein (CAZy:GT91); translated protein: MRLMFPILGTNKLVIAILSLLIIYLVWPIDQIEKEQKPARRAPTGDFVIDENAGLIDDVDESEEASIYDDLYEPIVKPVRGSYNPDTGNIEVPQVINPTMIDDALRRLSMRPLRKNADEQAEAAHFDFNGVRIEKYNKIKMTPLTHELAFTALTKEEDPGDSGGCKDLEYISQEKIVRSDPLPIGYGFRFQYLKDYLKKSGYAQKIAQVDLKHMKKSDWYMFSGSATWLPDVQCYIMASRLMYAPKLRGSPVVSLIWMQLFDKEWKELIGRRIRYLGVTDEEVDNVLRDVSLIGGKGKAVEHRLDKISIKFPTVLDIPFIVKNDGSPLGPEDPRIVSKGTGTNDTEPIILFNMLASSKRRSMFAAFPLQKPAPSYDSGANILQFRHGGSSSLTIKAVEKNWMPFFENPSNPTEISFVYSIDPLVMFRCSLRNGKCEKVQDDVTGTGSYDGLHKHPDTIVLRGGTNLMPVPQDKIRKIINDDSKPLPHLWVGFLKTHAWNCGCGTSIYRPIMYILSKVGGVYRVDLMTESLDFDMDVLAFNGKDTKCGKDGPNVLTPNSIPFWDIKEKAHGLLGGKNSDIYNDFMGLTISEADRNVKLIFLRNVMNYIAGIYQNKHAQDSLTAPHTQYRKETRDVERCVLRESINYCKRYARSHS